The following proteins are encoded in a genomic region of Tachysurus fulvidraco isolate hzauxx_2018 chromosome 22, HZAU_PFXX_2.0, whole genome shotgun sequence:
- the LOC125139925 gene encoding CMRF35-like molecule 1 has protein sequence MSRLKKSDAGWYWCSAGDLQVPVHISVSDPPPVITSNTTTVTSTVTTTVTSTVTTTVTTTVTTTAHQENTYTSDSKHNAVFVNSVHSSDETTEPEMFCIINN, from the exons atgagcagactgaagaagagtgatgctggatggtactggtgcagtgcaggagatctgcaggttcctgttcacatcagtgtcagtgatccacctccag TGATTACATCAAATACTACAACAGTGACTTcaacagtgactacaacagtgacttcaacagtgactacaacagtgactacaacagtgactacaaccGCCCATCAAGAGAATACGTACAC atCTGACTCAAAGCACAATGCAG TGTTTGTGAATTCAGTTCACAGCAGTGATGAAACCAC agagccagagaTGTTCTGTATCATAAACAACTGA
- the LOC113636652 gene encoding polymeric immunoglobulin receptor-like isoform X2, whose protein sequence is MSFYSLCGSVTLLGFFLCISEVESMRTLKNVAVKRGGSVTIPCLYDEKHKANSKFWCKGIYWSTCSIVAYANSSGNPSVIDHPEQNLFTVEMDSVSESGTGWGAVEIGDKLQPDDRDYLYLTVSQDPDLSVRESRVRGEEGGSITVQCLYSAAYQNTQKQWCRFKDGQCKTVRTETSQNSAVYISDDGRRSFSVRMSRLKKSDTGWYWCSAGDLQVPVHISVSDPPPVITSNTTTVTSTVTTTVTTTVTTTAHQENTYTSDSKHNAGNAEHCRP, encoded by the exons ATGAGCTTTTACTCACTATGTGGTTCTGTAACTCTCCTTGGGTTTTTCCTCTGTATATCAG AGGTAGAGAGCATGAGGACACTGAaaaatgtagctgtaaaaagaGGAGGATCTGTCACTATTCCATGTCTTTATGATGAGAAGCACAAAGCAAACAGTAAATTCTGGTGCAAAGGGATTTACTGGTCTACCTGCAGTATCGTAGCCTATGCAAACTCAAGTGGAAATCCATCAGTCATTGATCATCCAGAGCAGAATTTATTCACAGTCGAAATGGACTCTGTCTCTGAGTCTGGAACGGGTTGGGGTGCTGTAGAAATTGGGGATAAATTGCAGCCGGATGACCGTGATTATTTGTACCTCACGGTTAGTCAAG ATCCTGATCTGTCAGTGAGGGAGAGCAGAGTGAGAGGTGAGGAAGGAGGCAGCATCACAgtccagtgtctctacagtgctgCGTATCAGAATACACAGAAGCAGTGGTGCAGATTTAAAGATGGACAATGCAAAACAGTGAGGACTGAAACAtcccagaattcagcagtgtacaTCAGTGATGATGGGAGAAGATCCTTCAGTGTGAGGatgagcagactgaagaagagtgatactggatggtactggtgcagtgcaggagatctgcaggttcctgttcacatcagtgtcagtgatccacctccag TGATTACATCAAATACTACAACAGTGACTTcaacagtgactacaacagtgactacaacagtgactacaaccGCCCATCAAGAGAATACGTACAC atCTGACTCAAAGCACAATGCAG GAAATGCTGAACACTGTAGACcatga
- the LOC113636652 gene encoding CMRF35-like molecule 3 isoform X1 encodes MSFYSLCGSVTLLGFFLCISEVESMRTLKNVAVKRGGSVTIPCLYDEKHKANSKFWCKGIYWSTCSIVAYANSSGNPSVIDHPEQNLFTVEMDSVSESGTGWGAVEIGDKLQPDDRDYLYLTVSQDPDLSVRESRVRGEEGGSITVQCLYSAAYQNTQKQWCRFKDGQCKTVRTETSQNSAVYISDDGRRSFSVRMSRLKKSDTGWYWCSAGDLQVPVHISVSDPPPVITSNTTTVTSTVTTTVTTTVTTTAHQENTYTSDSKHNAVFVNSVHSSDETTEPEMFCIINN; translated from the exons ATGAGCTTTTACTCACTATGTGGTTCTGTAACTCTCCTTGGGTTTTTCCTCTGTATATCAG AGGTAGAGAGCATGAGGACACTGAaaaatgtagctgtaaaaagaGGAGGATCTGTCACTATTCCATGTCTTTATGATGAGAAGCACAAAGCAAACAGTAAATTCTGGTGCAAAGGGATTTACTGGTCTACCTGCAGTATCGTAGCCTATGCAAACTCAAGTGGAAATCCATCAGTCATTGATCATCCAGAGCAGAATTTATTCACAGTCGAAATGGACTCTGTCTCTGAGTCTGGAACGGGTTGGGGTGCTGTAGAAATTGGGGATAAATTGCAGCCGGATGACCGTGATTATTTGTACCTCACGGTTAGTCAAG ATCCTGATCTGTCAGTGAGGGAGAGCAGAGTGAGAGGTGAGGAAGGAGGCAGCATCACAgtccagtgtctctacagtgctgCGTATCAGAATACACAGAAGCAGTGGTGCAGATTTAAAGATGGACAATGCAAAACAGTGAGGACTGAAACAtcccagaattcagcagtgtacaTCAGTGATGATGGGAGAAGATCCTTCAGTGTGAGGatgagcagactgaagaagagtgatactggatggtactggtgcagtgcaggagatctgcaggttcctgttcacatcagtgtcagtgatccacctccag TGATTACATCAAATACTACAACAGTGACTTcaacagtgactacaacagtgactacaacagtgactacaaccGCCCATCAAGAGAATACGTACAC atCTGACTCAAAGCACAATGCAG TGTTTGTGAATTCAGTTCACAGCAGTGATGAAACCAC agagccagagaTGTTCTGTATCATAAACAACTGA
- the LOC113645236 gene encoding polymeric immunoglobulin receptor-like, which yields MSTLDYCTSLLAGLPLITIPPLQLILNPSSLHTAFRAQSVMSRKRNCLNRYRHSTNFTEKQDCFSVLYAVDAVQSQRYFSLKPGSSVTIPCHYNREYIQYKKYWCSGTYFLTCEIQAYTYHSNGKVNVTDYRAESFFTVTLDHLQTKDTGWYWCGVEIDGSLDGSEALYITVKSDPDLSVRVSRVRGEEGGSITVQCLYSAEYQNKQKQWCRFKDGQCNTVGIKTSHNSAVYISDDGKRSFSVTMSRLKKSDAGWYWCSAGDLQIPVHISVSDP from the exons ATGTcgacactggactactgcacctcgctcctggCAGGTCTGCCTCTGATCACCATTCCACCTCTACAACTGATCCTGAAT cctTCTTCTCTTCACACTGCTTTTAGAGCACAAAGTGTGATGAGCAGGAAGAGGAACTGCTTGAACCGCTACAGACACAGTACCAACTTCACAGAGAAGCAGGAC tgtttttctgttctgtatGCAGTTGATGCCGTTCAGTCACAGAGGTACTTTAGTCTTAAACCTGGATCATCTGTCACCATCCCATGTCATTATAATAGggaatatatacaatataagaAATACTGGTGCTCTGGTACATATTTCTTAACTTGTGAAATTCAGGCCTATACCTATCATAGTAATGGGAAAGTTAATGTTACTGATTACCGAGCTGAGAGTTTCTTTACTGTGACTCTGGATCATCTCCAGACAAAAGACACTGGATGGTACTGGTGTGGTGTAGAGATAGATGGATCATTAGATGGTAGTGAAGCTctttacatcacagtgaaatcag ATCCTGATCTGTCAGTGAGGGTGAGCAGAGTGAGAGGTGAGGAAGGAGGCAGCATCACAgtccagtgtctctacagtgctgAGTATCAGAATAAACAGAAGCAGTGGTGCAGATTCAAAGATGGACAATGCAACACAGTGGGGATTAAAACATCCCATAATTCAGCAGTGTACATCAGTGATGACGGGAAAAGATCCTTCAGTGTGACAatgagcagactgaagaagagtgATGCTGGATGGTACTGGTGCAGTGCAGGAGATCTGCAGATTCCagttcacatcagtgtcagtgatcca